A stretch of the Bacillus sp. BGMRC 2118 genome encodes the following:
- a CDS encoding BCCT family transporter, which translates to MNSPQAKKGQEIDWFITLVPLAIIIILSIFLLLFPTASGNAIDSLRSLFVGKWGAFYMIFGLAVFLLSIWLAFSKFGNVKLGNTAKPRFNNFTWGAMIFTSTMAADILYWSFIEWAYYFGSTPFGIEDPTLAQRTDFAAAYPLFHWGPIPWSFYILPACAYGYMMYVKKRKRQTLSEACRSTIGNQADGFLGKAIDIFSIVGLLAAMATTFSLATPLLSLIVSTIFGVPQSTGLTIVILIAIAAVYTAAVILGLKAISKLANICVIIFLALIGIFLIFGPTTFIVESGVTGIGKMMNDFFSMATWMDPLRISSEGGSGFPQDWTIFYWAYWIAWFVATPFFIGKISEGRTIKQTIIGGFSCGLLGTFTSFIVFGNFGLFHQTKGNLDLSGKLFEGASPSEVIVQMIQQLPISSIALVLLAIAMIAFYASTFDAITLVVAEYSVKSLKEGQEPSKFIKVFWSLIFIILPIALIFNESTLAMLQTFSIVAAFPLALIMGLIIYSFIKDLNKDYKAQNKL; encoded by the coding sequence ATGAATTCACCACAAGCTAAAAAAGGACAAGAGATCGATTGGTTTATTACTCTTGTGCCTCTTGCCATTATTATTATCCTTTCTATTTTCTTATTGTTATTTCCGACTGCAAGTGGTAACGCGATTGATTCGTTAAGAAGCCTGTTTGTAGGTAAATGGGGCGCATTCTACATGATTTTTGGACTTGCTGTCTTTTTACTATCAATCTGGCTAGCCTTTTCGAAATTTGGAAATGTAAAGCTAGGAAATACAGCAAAACCGAGATTTAATAATTTTACTTGGGGTGCGATGATTTTTACCTCAACAATGGCGGCAGATATTTTATACTGGTCATTTATTGAATGGGCGTATTACTTCGGTTCAACTCCATTTGGAATTGAGGATCCGACTCTTGCACAGCGAACAGATTTTGCAGCTGCGTATCCGTTATTTCACTGGGGTCCGATTCCATGGAGCTTCTACATCCTTCCAGCATGTGCGTATGGGTACATGATGTATGTGAAAAAACGTAAAAGACAAACGTTATCAGAGGCATGTCGTTCAACGATTGGTAATCAAGCAGACGGATTCTTAGGTAAAGCAATTGATATCTTCTCAATTGTGGGATTACTTGCTGCAATGGCAACGACATTCTCATTAGCAACACCGCTTTTATCTTTAATTGTTTCAACTATTTTTGGAGTTCCACAAAGTACAGGTTTAACCATTGTCATTTTAATAGCTATTGCTGCTGTCTATACAGCTGCTGTTATATTAGGACTAAAGGCGATTTCGAAGCTTGCAAATATTTGCGTTATTATTTTCTTAGCTCTAATTGGAATCTTTTTGATCTTTGGCCCAACAACGTTCATCGTTGAAAGTGGTGTAACGGGTATTGGGAAAATGATGAATGATTTCTTCAGCATGGCAACATGGATGGATCCACTTCGTATCTCAAGTGAAGGCGGCTCTGGCTTCCCGCAAGACTGGACAATCTTCTACTGGGCATATTGGATTGCTTGGTTTGTAGCAACACCATTCTTCATTGGGAAAATCTCTGAAGGAAGAACAATTAAGCAAACAATTATTGGTGGATTTAGCTGTGGTTTATTAGGAACATTCACTTCATTTATTGTGTTCGGTAACTTTGGATTGTTCCACCAAACAAAAGGAAATCTTGATTTATCGGGTAAGCTATTCGAAGGTGCAAGCCCTTCAGAAGTAATTGTTCAAATGATTCAACAGCTTCCAATCAGCAGCATCGCACTTGTATTATTAGCGATTGCGATGATTGCTTTCTATGCTAGTACATTTGATGCAATTACGTTAGTTGTTGCAGAGTACTCTGTAAAAAGCTTAAAAGAAGGTCAAGAACCTTCGAAGTTCATTAAAGTATTCTGGTCGTTAATCTTTATTATTTTACCAATTGCATTAATCTTTAATGAAAGTACACTGGCAATGCTTCAAACATTCTCAATTGTCGCAGCCTTTCCGCTCGCATTAATTATGGGGCTCATCATTTATAGCTTCATAAAAGATCTAAATAAAGATTACAAAGCACAAAATAAATTATAA
- a CDS encoding NTP transferase domain-containing protein, whose amino-acid sequence MNVEALKIVRELKKEDKVTQRELSKILNISLGKTNKLFSSLMDEGYITHTQNGYSLTDKAENLLKPYKVDNAIIMAAGFGSRFVPITFETPKGLLEVLGERMIERQIEQLLEVGIKDITLVVGYLKEKFEYLIDKYGVKLVYNPDYATKNNISTIYHVRDLLKNTYILCSDNYMTENIFNAYEFESWYSAVKSDGPTAEWCITTDKKNRITKVEIGGTDTWHMYGPVFYSKEFSEKLIPLIVDTYGLPGADQFYWEDVYKNNLDQLDMYMNPQDRNVVYEFENLEELRAFDPSYREHSKNQILSLISSIFHVKESEITDIKPLKLGMTNKSFVFSIHDKAYICRIPGEGTDRLINRDEEFQSIQAVIPLGITENIVYIDPKSGVKISEFEQGARSVDVQNDGELIESMKILRKLHQSNIVVPHSFNIEKNILVYEGLCKASDAILFEDYSNVRTKMSELLSILKDMDIPSVFSHIDPNHDNFLVLPNGQFKLIDWEYAAMSDPVIDLSMFAIYSYMDQQQVENLMGYYFEENPTHEERIRVYAYMALGGFLWTLWAQYKQALGETFGEYTLTMYRYAKDYYKKTTELLKEKRVNEFTTS is encoded by the coding sequence ATGAACGTTGAAGCGTTAAAGATAGTAAGAGAGTTAAAGAAAGAAGACAAAGTTACGCAACGGGAGCTCTCGAAAATACTCAATATATCTCTTGGGAAAACAAATAAGTTATTTAGCTCGTTAATGGACGAGGGGTATATTACACATACACAAAATGGTTATTCGTTAACAGATAAGGCAGAGAATCTATTAAAACCTTACAAAGTAGATAATGCGATAATTATGGCGGCGGGGTTTGGCTCTAGATTTGTTCCGATCACCTTTGAAACTCCAAAAGGGTTGTTAGAGGTATTGGGAGAGAGGATGATTGAACGTCAGATTGAGCAGCTGCTTGAAGTTGGCATTAAGGACATTACGCTTGTTGTTGGGTATTTGAAGGAGAAGTTTGAATACTTGATTGATAAGTATGGAGTCAAGCTTGTCTATAACCCGGATTATGCAACAAAGAACAATATCTCAACCATCTATCATGTACGGGATTTACTAAAAAACACCTATATTCTATGCAGTGATAATTATATGACGGAAAATATCTTCAATGCATATGAGTTTGAAAGCTGGTACAGTGCAGTGAAGTCGGATGGTCCGACTGCGGAATGGTGCATCACCACAGACAAGAAGAACCGAATTACGAAGGTTGAGATTGGTGGAACAGATACGTGGCATATGTACGGACCTGTTTTCTACTCCAAGGAATTCTCTGAGAAGCTGATTCCTCTAATAGTAGACACATATGGATTGCCAGGGGCTGATCAATTTTATTGGGAAGATGTCTATAAAAACAACCTTGATCAGTTAGATATGTATATGAACCCACAGGACCGAAATGTCGTGTATGAGTTTGAAAATCTTGAAGAGCTGAGAGCGTTTGATCCTTCTTACAGAGAACACTCTAAGAATCAAATCCTTTCCCTTATCTCTTCCATTTTCCATGTGAAAGAATCGGAAATTACGGATATTAAGCCATTGAAGCTAGGTATGACGAATAAGTCCTTTGTGTTTAGTATTCATGATAAAGCCTATATATGCCGAATCCCAGGAGAAGGAACGGACAGGCTCATTAATCGAGATGAAGAATTCCAAAGTATTCAGGCTGTTATACCACTGGGGATTACAGAAAACATTGTGTATATCGACCCGAAAAGTGGAGTGAAAATCTCAGAATTTGAACAAGGTGCAAGAAGTGTTGATGTTCAAAATGATGGTGAACTTATTGAGAGTATGAAGATATTGAGAAAGCTTCACCAAAGTAATATTGTTGTTCCACATAGCTTTAATATAGAAAAAAATATTCTTGTCTATGAAGGACTTTGTAAGGCAAGTGATGCGATTCTTTTCGAAGATTATTCGAACGTTCGAACAAAGATGAGTGAGCTGCTTTCTATTTTGAAGGATATGGACATTCCATCGGTATTCTCACATATTGATCCAAATCATGATAACTTCTTAGTGCTGCCAAATGGTCAGTTTAAACTAATTGATTGGGAATATGCAGCGATGTCAGATCCTGTGATCGATCTCTCGATGTTTGCCATCTATAGCTATATGGATCAACAGCAGGTAGAAAATCTAATGGGTTATTACTTTGAAGAAAACCCAACCCATGAAGAACGAATTCGAGTGTATGCTTACATGGCACTGGGTGGTTTTTTATGGACATTATGGGCGCAATATAAGCAAGCACTAGGGGAAACCTTCGGCGAATATACACTTACGATGTATCGTTATGCCAAAGATTATTATAAAAAAACAACAGAATTACTAAAGGAGAAACGTGTAAATGAATTCACCACAAGCTAA